From the genome of Ziziphus jujuba cultivar Dongzao chromosome 4, ASM3175591v1:
cctactattattattattattattatttaacatttttaactCTCTTTTTCGTGGATCAGttttataaaagagaaaaagagattaCACTGGAGAAATAAACAGGCCTAAGGAAATAACATTCCCTGCAAACACAGTTAAAACTATTATGCTAAAATGATACCTTTGCtgaatcaaaataatattttattaaattcatgaaattccagctatatatatatatatatatttgtaaatgtaaaaaataacaaatgcggaatcaaaaaaaaaaaaaaaatctttgagaAAGTGATGGACTTGAGCAAATTTTTGGAGCTGGTAATATACCTATGATCCCAACGATATTCCAAGCTGTTTCGGTGTTTACCATCTTCAAAACTTTAAGAGGAAGAGAGAACTAGGGTTAGAACAGAAAAAAAGTTGCAAAGAAGCAGTAACAGATTCTCAAAGGAAATATATCCGAAATCATAGTGGGCAAAGTTCATGAAATTTGAATTGGTATACATGGTCAATTAAAGAATTGCATGTGTACTTATTAATCACATATCATATGtactaaaaagtcaaaatcggCACCATCACAAATttaactatttttcaaaaaaaaaaaaaaaaaaagaactcttttccatttttttaaatttttaatgttttttaagGGAGTTAATTACAGATCCTAATAATCTCCAACAATTCTTATCAGGGACCCCGAATTTTCATGCTCATCTGTAATTAGATTGCatttgacatttttttaatttccgcATCATCTTCTTCTATCCCAGCTAGAAAATTTggcttatatataaattttttaaagatatgaAAGGATAATAATTCATCACTTATACACGTCTCTCTCTTGCAAAAACAATCTAACCAACTCTAAATTAATTTTCACCAGGAGCCAAGGAACGATTGGTCTCCTCCTCATGTTGTATCAGCAAACTCCTTATGTTAATTTTATTCAAGAAATCtgcaatataaatttttaaaaatttctgatcccattttattttttaattgagaaaATTAGTCACAATAGATAAACCTATCTTAATGAATTTGGAGAGCATTTACAACTTACATAATTTTTACGAGGTTTTTAAACCGATGTACTCCAGAAGAGGAAATAAAGAGTGCACTATACTAGAGGCTAATTACtaagtatttaattttaagttacAATATTTTATAGTAACGCAATGtgatcattttttcttttaatgaaaaatcattgtttgaaaatttgaatCATTCACATTGCACTAGGTAACTTTAAGGGTATTATGAAGAAGTAATTACCAGAACatagatataaaatttttttagggtaTAAAATGTCTGGAGAGGAACTTAGCCATGAAATATAAAACAGACATTTATTTCATACTTACCATTGCTTAAGGAAATGTTGGGatatcttcaaaattataaGGACTTGAATTGCAATATATATGTTGAAAGTAAGCAACCTAGCAGGATTGATATGGTGAGCCCAAAAAGGCTAGCTATTAGGATGAACACTGTTGTACTAGACGGATTTCGGTTGGATTAACTCTTCCACATCCttctttaattatgattttatagcGTGAATGAGCTAAAGCTTTTAGGAAAAGAAAGACCAATTAAGGTTGAGCAGCTGAAAGCATGGATGATAGAATTAATTCAGGTCtcctttttctatttataatatttcctATGCAATTTCCCCTGTGCTGAAAGCATGAATGACCTAGAATTTAGCTGCACAGCGACACACATAAAGAATGTGAAATGCCaagaaaatattacaaaataaggTCTATCTTTTAGAAGTCTATAGAATATGAATGACTAGGCCCCTCTATACTTTGATTCAGCTCTTTTTAATGACCAGTTGTTACCTACTATTAAGTATCATCACCAGTGCATGCAGTATTCATAGGGTGCGTGTGATCTacctaaaaatttttaatattaactttCTCTTTTAAGAACAACCTCGGCTACTGGGAGAGAGTTCTTGGCATTAATTTTGGAAAGAGGGGGTGTGGGAGATCAGTGAGTCaattaaaacagaaaattttaaaatagaaaagaaatactagcttttttctttctttctttcttttttttttttttgttttgactaAATATTAGGGTGTGGGAGATCAGTAAGTCaattaaaacagaaaattttaaaatagaaaagaaatactagcttttttcttcctttcttttttttttttttttaactaaatattaTACGATGACAGTAGATTTTATAAGTTATAACGTTGAAAAATTTAAGCAAAGGCCTTACATCCGGGTTTGAATGTGGGATTATTAGTGATATGATTCTATAGAATATGGGACTACATCCAAATATTCATTttcactaattaattaattaatgaagttGCAAAATCTAGTATGCAGCTCTCTATCCATAAATACACATAGAGTTTTATCATTTCTGTGATGTCCATGATCAGAATTCGTTGTGGATGGAAGTTTCGATCATATGGATTTTTCTAACTTgctcaaattttaaaagtttctaTGTAACTATAGcataaattttttcaatattgtttaaaatattgCACTAGCATccgttcatatatatatatatatatatataaatatctgcttGTGTTTTATTTCCTGTAAAATTTATTCATAAAAGCTGTATCTTGTTGAGTTGGGTAGTTGAATTTTCACAagacaaaagtaaagaaaatgtatgactcttactttatatatattaaaaaaaaaattgcaaaacaaAAGGTATTGCGATAGGTAATTTTAATTATACCGTAAAATGACTATTGATTTCTTTACGCATGTAAGTTTCCTAGTTGTTAGtcattattgtttaaaaaaaaaaaaaaaacaaaaattgttagTCCATGTAAAAAAGTGGGTGTATAAAGTTTCCACGTGCTGTAACTGGAAATCACGAATACGTTGGTCTCATACAGAAGCCTGTATATCAATATACAAACGGACATTCAAGCCCAAATATTACCGTAAAAGACATTCAGTTGATGAAACTGCAAATGTTGGAAATTACGAATGGCTTGGTTACACACGGAAGCCTGTATATCAATACAAACAGACATTGAGGCCCACATATTGCCACAAAAGACATTAGGCCCACAAGTGAGCAGCCCATGAATCGGCCcagtaactaaaaaaaaaaaaaaaaaagaagaaagaagtggAATTCAGACAGTAGAGAAAtctggaaaaatgaaaaatatttataagatgGAATGGGAAAAATGTGACTAATACAATATAACATATCTTATCCAGAGCGTGAGGATGATGATGACCCATTTGCAAGCATCTCCTACGAAAATAGCCAAGTAAACCACACCGTCTGACCAACAACCTTATCTTctatctctttttctctctcaatctctctctctctctctctctctctttctctgtgtcCCTGTTAATTATTCCAACAGCCACTGATGATATTTGCCTTTTCCTAGATTTTCTAGTTTTTGACTCCTAATGGCAGCCATTATCCCCTGCCACTACTGTACTACTTCTCCAGCTACCACCAGATTGTTTAGACCTCTCATACCCACCAATCGTGTTCGCTTCCCTAATGCTCCCACCCATTCTTTCTTCCGGCGGTTTGGAACCCGGTGTTCTTCACAAAACCCACATCCATTTGACCTCCAGAACAAGCAGGTGTGGTTTCTTTGGTTTTGGGTCTCATccaaaattgtgaaatttacgtgctttttttcttttatctgtaTTGTTGAAGAAGTTCTACGTTGCTTTCATTTTCATAATACCAAGATCTGCATAAGCATGAAAAAAGTCCACTCAACTCGGTCTTTattgaaattgttgaataaaaaGCATGCAATATTGAAATGGGTATGGTCCTATCAATTAAAGGTTCATGTTTATTTTGCCTAGTTATACTTGTGATTATCTCGATTCAATGAATCAGCATTGTGCAATCTTTTCTGAATGTGTAAATAGTCGGAATGTATAAAATGGAATTGTATAGGTTGTTCGGGATGTTGGGTTCCAAATTAAAATTCTGGAGTAACTGAACTAACTTTGTCTTTAGCacacaagtttttaaatttaggaCCTGTTTAAAaggtttttcttatttgttcTTTCTGGATAACAAGGATTGAGAATGTCATTGTTCTATAGTCGTTGTGCgttttaattatttgtgcagAAAGGGAGATCATTTTCCTTGAAGCAGTGTGCGGTGTCTATTGCGTTGGCAGTTGGATTAATAACAGGAGTACCTGGATTCAATTGGTCTAGTAATGCCTATGCTGCTGAACCTGTATTTTCTGATCTGTCTGTGTTAATTTCTGGACCGCCAATAAAGGACCCTGGGGCATTGTTGAGATACGCTCTGCCTATTAACAATAAGGCAATCAGGGAAGTACAGAAACCACTTGAAGATATCACAGAGAGTCTCAAGGTGGCTGGAGTCAAGGCACTTGATTCCGTTGAGAGGGTAAGACGTGAAACCATTTTGTTGAATAATGTTCCAGTATCAATTTCTGTATCCACAGAAAGGTGTACAGACACTAACCTTGACTTTATCTTTGCATGTAGAATATAAGGCAGGCTTCTCGATCCCTCAAGCAGGGGAAGACTTTAATTATATCAGGTTTAGCTGAATCAAAGAAGGAAGATGGTGTTGCACTTCTTGACAAGCTAGAAGTTGGAATTGAAGAGCTCCAACAAATTGTGGAGGATAGAAATAGAGATGCAGTTGCACCCAAACAAAAGGAGCTACTTCAGTATGTTGGAGGGTGAGAATCTTCATGTAAACAATTGCTTCTGGCATGCTGAAGACTTGACTTTTTTACTCTTTAAACTGCAAAAGATCCATctgcctgaaaaaaaaaaaaaaaacacaattgaAGTGGGATGTGTTTAGTTATTTGTTTTGTTGGTTGACAGGTGTTTGGGTTGCAAATAAAAAACTAGAAAGTAGCACTGTAAGCTATTTGGAGTAGTATAGCTGTGGGCTAACGCTTCTTCTATGATTTAAGTCCCTCTAGAGTAGGAAAATACCCTAGCTAATTTATTGAGTGATTTCAGCGacattaggattttttttaattaattaattaatttattcatttgttaagattgttgttgttgttgtttaagAATTATCTGGTATTACTGTGGTTGAAATTGACCAGTGCCTAAATATCATCTGCATTTTGCATGGGTTAGAAACAACAAAATTCCTATTGTATTTCAGCAATGCTTAGAAAACCTGAGACTTGTGAAAATAAGTTGCagcataaataattatatacatgtgataaataattatatgcatgtgATTCTAAATTTTGTCACTACATGCTGCTTGTTCTGAAGACTCTAAACATAACTGTCATGAAACAACGTTTCCATAGGACTTTACCCTTCAGGAAAAATATCCGTTGAATGGGCTTTTGATTTGAAGACAAATATGAGTTCTTAACTAGAGCATCCTCGAGGGAAACCACTTAGATATAGTATTCTCATATATAACTTGTCATTGACTGCAGCTGAGATCTTCCTGGGGCATTGGCTTTCTGCAGTGTTGAAGAGGATATGGTGGATGGCTTTCCTTATGAAGTGCCTGAAGAGTACCAAAGCATGCCTCTATTGAAGGGGAGAGCTGCTGTGGATATGAAGGTCAAGGTTAAGGACAATCCTAACGTGGATGAATGCGTCTTCCATATAGTTCTAGATGGTTATAATGCCCCTGTAACTGCTGGGAATTTTGTGGACTTGGTGGAAAGACACTTCTATGATGGCATGGAAATCCAAAGAGGTGAATACATCAGAGTCTTCTTTCCATAACATTACTAATCCATGGAAGTCTTGATGTGGATGATAAAGTCATATTTCAGGAACTACCATTGGCTGAATTGATTTTGATCCTGATTGTCATTATTGACATAGCATGGGTTTTGaacaatcattttatttatagcaGCTAGTaaacaatgttactaattttcTATGATGTCATATTTTGAGTGGTATTCTGTGAAGGTGACATTTGCTGGccctcttttctcttttctatttttgtgtCTATAAAGAGAAATGCTAATAATTTCAAATCTTGTAGTACCTAAAAGTTTAGTATATATTGCTCTCAACATGGCTCACATATTCCCTCCATTTTGTTTCAGCTGATGGTTTTGTTGTTCAAACTGGCGATCCTCAAGGCCCTGCTGAGGGTTTCATTGATCCAAGTACTGAAAAGACCAGAACAATACCATTAGAAATCATGGTGGAAGGGGAGAAAGCACCTGTATATGGAGCAACATTAGAAGTAATCTTCTCTCCCCATCCCATCTTCCCCCaccatccccccccccccccccccccccccttcctttcactctctctctttgtgGAGATCAGTGTGCATTGCATTCCCGTTCATAGTTGTGTAGGATGCAACAAAGAAGCATGGGAGATGTGGGGTTTAATACTAATATAAAAGTTCGATGTGGATAAGTAGTCTTAATTTTTGTCATTTCAAATTTGCAAGAAAAAATCTTATAGTTGTTTTTCAGTTTTCACTCTCTGAATCTGGTTTTAGCACTTTAAATATAGTAAGATATTGAAGGAATGATAGTTGAGCTAGAGCCTCTTAACACAAAGctctcctttcttcttcttcatttttttctttttttttttttcccttttttttttttttcagttttcttcttcttcttcttcttcttcttcttctccctttttttttttttttttttttttttttttctgaagctGGTTGAATTTTAACACAAAGTTCTCACTTGTGCATTAACTGTCCATTGGACATTT
Proteins encoded in this window:
- the LOC107415333 gene encoding peptidyl-prolyl cis-trans isomerase, chloroplastic; the protein is MAAIIPCHYCTTSPATTRLFRPLIPTNRVRFPNAPTHSFFRRFGTRCSSQNPHPFDLQNKQKGRSFSLKQCAVSIALAVGLITGVPGFNWSSNAYAAEPVFSDLSVLISGPPIKDPGALLRYALPINNKAIREVQKPLEDITESLKVAGVKALDSVERNIRQASRSLKQGKTLIISGLAESKKEDGVALLDKLEVGIEELQQIVEDRNRDAVAPKQKELLQYVGGVEEDMVDGFPYEVPEEYQSMPLLKGRAAVDMKVKVKDNPNVDECVFHIVLDGYNAPVTAGNFVDLVERHFYDGMEIQRADGFVVQTGDPQGPAEGFIDPSTEKTRTIPLEIMVEGEKAPVYGATLEELGLYKAQTKLPFNAFGTMAMARDEFENNSASSQVFWLLKESELTPSNANILDGRYAVFGYVTENEDLLADLKVGDVMESIQVVSGLDNLVNPSYKIAG